In Gossypium arboreum isolate Shixiya-1 chromosome 5, ASM2569848v2, whole genome shotgun sequence, a single genomic region encodes these proteins:
- the LOC108481536 gene encoding uncharacterized protein LOC108481536, giving the protein MELVDDEDVETTIALYYGNGSDKNSPIHLFVELADMEQNEDLTAYGEEHAIEEPCVVAPILYVDSESTIRGIDINLNVTPDIDVVSDDGYDNSDPCDEEVDSDSDPDVDDVPDDIDNEDVNDDGNINASSVGNQMRRVVIHNNLGPHMSLIDPNVAHEAEFPEYPEILPAHWLAVNSQHEELLVGQRFESKEECVFAIKRYSMNISMDYKVAVSKPILYIGECWKSAEGCNWRVRAAFIQKSQMWEIRKFVGPHTCTSICMTEDHGKLDSKTICTFIMPMVKDMPTIKFSVLIAEMQVRFQYQVSYRKAWIAKQMAMEQFYGDFDASYNELQGWIATMREYVLRTIIELQTRPYYGPDDQLQPGKRIFHLMFWMFDPCVRVFPHCKPFVQVDGTWLYGKYTQILLLTVAQDDNRNVLPIAFVIVNKENMESWEFFLTNLQRDVISNDNICIISDRGKGLSVAIRHSGVPWRSIYLYELEPHIFCQRMARLESDMEGQTNTSFQQWLGTIEPWQWAQSFDEGFRYSQITTNLVEGVNAVLLKTRHLPILSVFLATFYRLATLMPRMGQQQVNKIEAAHVFVEDVRDAMVANSRMARSMNIEIYSRCHETFRVTETIGRRLVYHLGPMELTSVTDGVIAGACAKVNLNVEQFVDDVYTLERMLRIWENEFPVLPDLST; this is encoded by the exons atggaacttgtagacgaTGAAGACGTGGAGACAACGATAGCTCTTTACTATGGGAATGGGAGTGACAAAAATTCACCGATTCACTTATTTGTTGAGTTAGCCGATATGGAGCAGAATGAAGATCTCACTGCATATGGTGAAGAACATGCAATTGAAGAACCGTGCGTGGTGGCTCCAATATTGTACGTTGATAGTGAATCGACTATACGTGGGATCGATATCAATCTTAATGTTACACCCGATATTGATGTGGTTAGTGATGATGGATACGATAATAGTGATCCTTGTGATGAAGAggtcgatagtgatagtgatccTGATGTGGACGATGTCCCCGATGATATTGACAATGAAGATGTGAATGACGATGGAAATATTAACGCGTCTTCAGTGGGGAACCAGATGCGACGTGTTGTGATACACAATAACCTTGGGCCACATATGTCGCTCATAGACCCCAATGTGGCGCATGAAGCTGAGTTTCCGGAGTACCCTGAAATACTTCCTGCTCACTGGCTGGCCGTAAATTCTCAACATGAGGAGTTATTGGTAGGCCAGAGATTCGAAAGTAAAGAAGAGTGTGTATTTGCTATTAagcggtatagcatgaatatatcaatGGATTACAAAGTTGCAGTGTCTAAACCGATATTATATATTGGAGAGTGTTGGAAGTCAGCGGAAGGCTGTAATTGGCGTGTACGAGCTGCATTTATTCAAAAATCGCAGATGTGGGAGATAcgaaaatttgttgggcctcacacatgcacaTCAATATGTATGACTGAAGACCATGGAAAACTTGATTCTAAAACTATCTGTACGTttatcatgccaatggtgaaggacatgccGACCATTAAATTTTCAGTACTGATTGCCGAAATGCAGGTACGGTTTCAGTATCAAGTATCATATCGAAAGGCGTGGATAGCTAAACAAATGGCAATGGAGCAATTTTATGGGGATTTCGATGCATCGTATAACGAGTTACAGGGATGGATAGCCACTATGCGGGAGTACGTACTAAGGACTATCATTGAGTTAcagacacgaccttattacgGCCCGGATGACCAATTACAGCCAGGAAAAAGAATTTTCCATCTGATGTTCTGGATGTTTGATCCATGTGTGCGCGTATTTCCCCACTGCAAGCCGTTTGTACAAGTAGATGGGACCtggctatatggaaaatatacacagatcTTACTTCTTACGGTTGCTCAAGACGACAATAGGAACGTGCTCCCGATAGCTTTTGTTATCGTAAATAAGGAGAACATGGAAtcatgggaattcttccttaccaacTTGCAGAGGGatgttattagcaacgataatatttgcatcatctccgatagagGGAAAGGATTAAGTGTCGCCATTAGGCATTCTGGTGTACCATGGAGATCTATTTACT TGTACGAGCTGGAGCCACATATTTTTTGCCAAAGAATGGCTCGACTTGAGAGTGATATGGAGGGTCAAACGAACACATCTTTCCAACAGTGGTTGGGTACTATAGAGCcgtggcaatgggctcaaagttttgatgAGGGCTTTCGTTATAGTCAAATAACCACAAACTTAGTGGAGGGGGTCAACGCTGTGTTGTTGAAAACACGACATCTTCCGATTTTATCTGTCTTTTTGGCTACATTTTATAGGTTGGCaaccttgatgccaagaatgggtcagcAACAAGTCAACAAGATAGAGGCGGCACACGTGTTTGTCGAAGATGTCAGGGATGCAATGGTTGCAAACAGTCGGATGGCGAGGTCGATGAATATAGAAATATATTCACGATGCCATGAAACATTTCGTGTTACAGAGACCATCGGTCGTCGACTGGTATACCACTTAGGTCCTATGGAGTTGACCTCCGTAACAGACGGTGTGATTGCAGGAG CGTGTGCTAAGGTGAACCTTAATGTTGAACAATTTGTCGATGATGTGTACACACTCGAGCGCATGTTACGTATCTGGGAAAATGAGTTCCCCGTCCTGCCTGACTTGTCTACGTGA